CCCAGACATTGCCCCGATGATAAAGAACATCAGTAACTTTAACAGAGGTGGGGCAAATGGCACCCGACAGTAGTAGTAGCCTAGCAGCAGCAAGGGTGGTATTACTGCCCACAACAGTAGAGATAAATCAACCACTCACCTGAGCAATCACTGTACGGTGACGGTGGGTGTTGTTGGTGATAGTAGGAGTTTGGAAACCCGCCTCAACAATAGCTTGCTCAATGTCCAAAGCGAAGTATTCATCTAAATACGGTTCAGTACTTTTGAGCAAAGTCAAAATGTAGGCTGGCATTTTTTTGTAAACTTCAGATTTGGGATTCATATCCATAATTGCCAAGTAGCCACCTGGACGCAGCACGCGCCGCATTTCAGCTAAAATCTGTCGGGTTGGCGCTTGGGGTAATTCGTGGCACATTAAGAAAATGGAAACTAAATCAAAAGAGGCATCAGGTAGCCCTGTAGATTCAGCTTGGGCGTGAAGCCAGTTAATATTAGCTTGACGTTGTTGGGCACGGTAATTGGCAACGGCTAAGAAGTAAGGAGATAAATCCAAGCCTGTAATTTTGGCATAGGGATAAACTGCTTGTAGGGCAAAACTACTCAAGCCAACACTACACCCGACATCTAAGATGTCTTGCGGCTCATTGGGGATTTGACTTTTCAGGATATTGTGGTAACTCTGGCGCAGCATCGGATCGCCTTGGGCTTCTTCAGCATCCTGCCAAATCTTCGCGTGGACAGCGTAAGCAGCAGGTTCTACCTCAAAAGCAGCTTGCCAACTGAGATTTCCGGTTTCGTAGGCATGAAATGAGGTGACATAATAATCGGGGTAGGAAAGCTGAGGATTTTCTACTTGAGCTAAATCTTCCTTCCAATCAAGCGCCTGTAGTGTTTTGACTTCTTGCGTCCAAGGCACACCAATTCTTTCGGCACGTTTAATCATCATTTGTCTAGCTTGATGCTTGGCTAGGTTAGCTAAAGGCTGGATTGCCAGTATGCCATTCACCAAGCGGGAAGCTAAACCAGGATTAGTGTTTACAGCAGCAGTCATAAATCAGTTTGCATTTAAGAGCCTTTTCTACTTATGACATAGTTGCTGGAGGCCAGTCTAGATGCAAATTGAAAAACATTATGGGGAATAGGGAATGGGGGAGCAAGAATTTTAGATTTGAGATTTTGGATTTTAGATTGAAATTTAATCCAAAATCTCAAATCTAAAATCCAAAATTGAATTGCTCAATGCCCTATTTTGCCGTAGGCTTGAGAGCTAACAACATCTCTAATTGACTGGTAGATTTATCAGGGCTATTGGCGGTAAAACCAAGGCCACGAATAGAACTCAGGATGGTGACGGTATCGGCGTTAGATGATACAAAACTATTGAACAGGGGAACCGTTTTAGTTTTATCCATATCCAGGTAGAAATAGCCACCGTTGGGCTTTTGCAAAGAACCAGTAACGGCTTTGAAGGCGTCGCTAGTATCAAGGGATGGATTTTTACGATCGCTAATTGCGTCAGCAATTGGGCCACCAAGAGCTACAAATACAGTATCTTGGTCTAGCCAACCATGTGCCAATAAAGCTCCTTGCTGGGGGATTTGCCATTCAGTTACGTCTTTACCACCAATATTTCTATTAGCGACGTTGATTCGTTGGGTTTTCGCAAGGGTATCCAATTTTGTCAAGGTGGCTTCGGCAGTTTTGCGATCGCTAGTATCAAATACTAAAGCACCGCCAAAACCAACACTCGCTAATACTCCTTGATTTGATGGAATCGCACCAAGGGCGAATTCCCCATTCATCCAGCCAAAAACATCCTTATCCAGGTCAATATTCACGAGTTTCAGTTGTCCTCGCGCTTGTTCCAGAGCTTGCTTCATTTCTGGATAATCTTTTGATTGTTCTACTAGCGTTTCCCAGCTACGGCTGATGCCATTACCGCTAATCAGAGCAAAGGTATTAGTCGGAAATTGCCCGACTATATTCCCAGGACTTGATTGATACTGAAATTTATTTAGTTGCGGATCTAAATTAGCGATCGCTTTTACCCGCACTCCC
This Nostoc sp. C052 DNA region includes the following protein-coding sequences:
- a CDS encoding class I SAM-dependent methyltransferase; translation: MTAAVNTNPGLASRLVNGILAIQPLANLAKHQARQMMIKRAERIGVPWTQEVKTLQALDWKEDLAQVENPQLSYPDYYVTSFHAYETGNLSWQAAFEVEPAAYAVHAKIWQDAEEAQGDPMLRQSYHNILKSQIPNEPQDILDVGCSVGLSSFALQAVYPYAKITGLDLSPYFLAVANYRAQQRQANINWLHAQAESTGLPDASFDLVSIFLMCHELPQAPTRQILAEMRRVLRPGGYLAIMDMNPKSEVYKKMPAYILTLLKSTEPYLDEYFALDIEQAIVEAGFQTPTITNNTHRHRTVIAQVSG